CTATTTACTTCTTCTAATAAAATCCTTTCCTTTAAAATATCTACATTTTGTATGCTAGTACTTACAATAAAGGTTGTAGCTAATGTCAAAATCATAACTGAAGCCACGACCTCAATCAAAATACTTCCCTGCTTCTTCATACAAATTCACTCTCTTTAATAACAATTAAATCTACTCCAACTCCAATTGTTATATCTTGCCTTTGCCCATATTTATCTATAAGTTTTATTGTATTACCTTGTGATATCTTACCAGAAGAAGTTATTAGCACACTTATATCATTGTTAATTATTTTAATTTCTTTAGGTAATTTTATTATCCTTTCTATATTGTCCCAGCCTTCTATAAAACTAATCTCATTTTCACTAGACTTTACTGTGATTTTCCCATATTTATTTTTATCTTTGCAAACTGCTTTACCATAAGAAAGTAAATTTTGTATTTCATACACATACGCTGTATCTTCCATATCGTGTGATAAATCACTTCCTAATTTGCTTATGGATACCCCTATACTAAATAAAAAAGTTAATATAAATATACTAACTACGGTTTCTATTAGTGTAAAACCATATTTCTTCATTATCTCATTCCACTTTTCAAATTATCAAATAATGGAAGTACAAATCCTAATAAAAATATAGTAATAAAAGTAGCCATTATTACCATGAAAATCGGATTAATTAATTTAAGATACTTTTTTATTTGTTCGAATAATTTATATTCTAAATTATTCGATAATTCTTTAAATCCTTCTTCTATTGTTCCACTTTCTTCTCTTATTTTTATAATTGCCAATGTATACTTTGAGAATATTTCACTTTTCCCCAAAGCTTCTGTAAGTGTCCTTCCATTTAAAATACTGATATTAATTTCTTTTATTTTCTTTCTTAAATAAGCAAAGCTCATGCTATTTTCGCAATATTGAAGAGCCTGTAAAATATTTATTCCTGTACTTGTTATTATTGAAAAAAGTAAAACCATAATATACTCAAAAAAAGATTTTACTATCTTTATTTTTATTAACTTCTCACAATTAATTTTATTAAATAAACATTTTGAAAGTATGATTGCTATTAATGTCCATGAACTCATAGTTATAATTGTGAGTGCTGGATTATTTTCAAAAGTGCTATATATATCATATAAAAATTTACAGTTTGCAGGTAACTCAATATCCATAGATTTATAAATTTCACAAAACTCAGGAATAACTTTATTTATCAGAAAGATAATTAGTATTATCATTGATACAAATATAAATGATGGATACATACTTGCATCTTTAATTTCCTTTTTTATAAAAAGAGATTTATCATAATAAATGTTCAAACCTTTTAATACCTCATATAATTTACCTGTATTTTCGCCTATAGTTATTATTCCTATAAAAAATTCAGGATATAAATCTTCAAATTGTGCAAATCCTTCTGATAGACTTTTGCCTTGCTTTATAAACATCAAAATTTTTAAAATACTATTTTTATATGTTTTATTAGGTAGAATATCAGCAACCAATTCTAAAGCTGTAGTTATTGGTATCCCATCCTTATAAATTTGTGCTAAATTACTTGCAATTAAAGATAATTGTTCTTCATTTACTTTGGGTTTAAATAGTAGTCTCAATCTTATATCATAAAATTTCAAACTCTCAAATGCTTTAATATAGCGCAAGTTTGAGTTGGATTTTTCATTAATTTTATTTCTAATGTTACTATTATTCATTTAGCCGTTCTCCCTCTATGAACTCAAAATAATCATTGTTGGATATTTTTCCTTGTAATAGCAAGTTTTCTAAATCATATTTCATATTTTTATTTGATAAATAATTTCTGTCTTCATATAATTCTTCTACACTTTTCTTATTTTCATCTTGTAAAAAGTAAACTGCACTTATAATTTGTCTTCCGCCATATCCAGAGAAGTTACAAGCTTTACATCCACATTTTTTATATATTATTCTTTCATTTACTGAATTTTCATAATCCTTCTTTTTGCATTTATCACACAATGTCTTTATCAATCTTTGTGATATTATCCCAACTAATGCATCATTTAATAAATATGGCTTAATTCCCATATTCTCTAATCTTATGTAAACTTCTCTTGCAGATCTACAGTGAATTGTACTATATACCTTGTGCCCAGTAATTGAAGCACGTACAGCCATATTGGCAGTTTCTTCATCTCTTATCTCTCCAATCATAATTACATCTGGATCTTGTCTTAATATACTTCTAAGTCCATTTGAGAAAGTTATATCCAATTTTTTATTTAAACTCATTTGGTTAATATTTTCCATAACAATTTCAACTGGATCCTCTAAAGTTGTTACATTTAATGATTTCGAATCAATTTCCTTTAACATTGTATATAAAGTTGTGCTTTTACCAGAACCAGTTGGTCCATTTACTAAAATCAAACCATTATTTGATGATATTATTTTTCTAATAAGTTTAATTTGTTCTTCAGAAAATCCTAAATCCTCAAGATTATATTCAAAATTATCACCATATAGTATTCTTATAACCAATTTTTCTCCGTAAACTAATGGAATAGATGATATTCTCAAATCGTATTTTGCTTCATTATAATTAACTATTATCTTCCCATCTTGTGGTCTTCGCCTTTCGGTAATGTCCATATTGGCTTTTAATTTTATTTTTGATGCAAGAGTTTTATATTCGCTTGAATCTATTTTATGAACCAAAACTAAGGTACCATTTATTCTATACCTTACATATACGCAATTTTTTCGTGGTTCTAAGTGAATATCACTTGCTTTATCTTCTATAGCATTAAATATTAAAACCTCTTCTAGAGTTCTATCTTCTACGCCAAAAATTATATTCTTTAAGTCTTCATAGTTTTTTTCTTCTATTTGTTTAAATACGATATTTTTATTATATATAAATTTAAAGTATTCTATAGCTTCTTCTGTTCCCTCATATGTTAAAACGACAACATCATTTATATTTTCTTTTATAGGAATAGCCTTATATTTTTCACATATTTCTTTTTTTAGGTTCTTTGCAGTTTTTAAATCAACATCTTTAATTTCATATTCTCTTATTTTAATCCCGCCTATCTATTATAACTTTGGATATATTATCTTTAATTTTATTAACATATCCATATAAAATTTTGGACTAAAATTTTATATACTATTCATAATTTGAGGATGATTTTGTTAAATTTTTTTAAAAATTCACAGAAATATTTCAGACTAAAATTATTTATTCCATAAATATCTGAAAATAATATCAAATAAAAATAGAGGATAATTGGATACATAAATTGCATCCGATTATCCTCTATTTAAATTAACTACAACTATAAATTATTTCGACTCGATACATACACACATGTACGCTTTTCACGTCAAGTGTCTTAACTTCTATAATCTAAAAACACATAATCTATAGAATTTTTAGATACTACGCTTATACTCCCATCTTGCGTATAAGTATAAATTTGTTCTTCATTGGTATTTTCATTATTACATCCTATAAATAAGATATTTCCATTTTCATCTATCGTTAGTCCTTTTTCTGTTTTTACTATACCCGGGAAATCAAAAACTAATCTTTTTGCTTTGTTATTCTTTAATTCATACAATGAACTGATATTATCAGAAACTTTTCCAGTAAAATATATTTTTTCTTTATTTATAATTATATCCGAAAGTTCTTCTATATTATCTGTTAAAATCTTAACATCCTTTGTTTTCTTATCTATCATCACTAACTTTTTATCGTTTTCTAATGTTAACTGTAAGAATACTACATTATCTAAAGTTGCCTTTATAAAGGCTAAATATCCTTCTTTAATTTTGTAAAGTAATTCTTCTTTATTTTCTTTTATGTTATATGTGAATAATCCATTCACTCCGTCATCACTGACTCCATAATACACCAAAGTATTAACATCGTACCAATCATATAAAGTTCCTGATATTGAAACATTAGATTTAATTTCTATTTGTTTATTTCCATTTGTATCAAATACTTTTAACTTAAGACCATTGTCTTCTATAAAATATGCTATATATCCTGCATCTTTAGATAATTTAAGTTCAGAATAAGTTAAATCCTTAATTTCAAACTTATATCCATTATTCACTACATATGGTTTACCTTCTTCAGTTGCAATATAACTAGAACTATTTTTATCATAAGCAAATACAATATTGTTGCTTTCTATTTGTTTATATTTTCCCTCTTCATAATTATATAACTTATAAGTTCCTTCTTCGCTCTTTAATACAGATCCTGAATTCAATTTAATGTCCTCTGCTATATTAGATGCTTTTTCTTTTTCTTTTTCTTTTTCAGGCGAACATCCTAATAAAAGCAGAGGGATCACAATGAAAACTAAAATGCTCAAATACTTTCTTTTTAATATTTTCATTTATATTCCCTCTTATTCAATAATTTTATCTGATATCTAGCCGGGGTACCACTTGATGGTATATTCTAATCCTTGGCGTTATGTGGCTCCCCTTCAGAATATAAGTTCAACTAAATTCACCTAGAGTGTAAAACTGCATTTAAAGAGTTGCGTTTTACAAAAAAGTTTTACCTTCAAATGACACTTCTGCTGGTCCTTTCATATATACATCTTCTGCAAAAACTTCTATAATTAATTCACCACCTGGTGCCTTAACAAAAATTTCTTTTGTCTTATCTACAAGTCCTAATTTCTTAGCTACAACTACAGCTGCTGAGCATCCAGTTCCACAAGCAAGAGTTGCACCAGCACCTCTTTCCCAAGTATTAACTCTTATATGAGTTTCGTCAATTATCTTTACAAAATTAACATTGCTTCCTTCTTTAAATAAGTCAAGCTTTTCTATTTTAGAGCCTTCTTCTACTATATCGTATTCCCTATCTTCTTCAAAAATAATTGTATGGGGTACTCCCATAAGTACTGTAGTAATATTGTAAGTTTTATTATCTACAATAATTTCATGTTCTATAAGACTTTCTATATTATTTAAAGGTATATCACGTCCGTCATAAGATGGATTTCCCATATATACTCTTACATATTTAACTTTATCTCTTTCTAATATTATCTCAATTTCCTTAATTCCATCTCCAGTTTCAACTGAAAATTTATTGCCACTTGCAATTTTATGCTCATATACATACTTTCCAAAACACCTTATAGCATTTCCACACATATTAGCTCTTGAACCATCTGCATTTATTATAACCATCTTAGCATTTGCTATTTCTGATTTTCTGACAATAACTAAACCATCAGCCCCGATTCCAAAATGTCTATCACAAAGTTTCTTAGCTAGTTCACATTCATCTTTAATCTCATAATTAAAATCTTCAATAAATACGAAATCATTTCCTGCACCTTGCATTTTATAGAAATTCATTTAAATTCCTCCCCAAAATAGTTTAATACTTTTTTAATTTAGTTCTCAATATTTCTTCATTGAGAATTGATCATTATTTATTATCTTCTCATAATCCATGTCCTAAAACTTTTATCTTAGCTATCTATATATGCTTCTATACATTACATTTTGCTAATAATTGATAATTATATGACTATAATGTTATACTACTCTTAGTTACACTAAGAAAGGATGACATAAAATGGCATTAGATGGTATCTACTTATATAGTTTAGTCAATGATTTAAAAAAATCAATATTAAATTGCAGAATAGATAAAATAAATCAACCTGAAAAAGATGAAATTATTTTAACTATGAGAAAAGATCGTAGCAACATAAAACTTTTAATTTCTGCATCTCCTAGGTTTTCCAGAATTCATATAACAAATTCAGTTAAACCAAATCCTATAAAAGCTCCTATGTATTTAATGGTTCTTAGAAAATACATATTAGGAGGTAGAATTACAAACATTACCCAAAAAGATAGTGATAGAATTTTAATAATAGAAATTGAAAATAGAGATGAACTAGGTTTTGATAGTGTATATTCCCTTATAATCGAAATTATGGGACGTCACTCTAACATAACTTTAGTTAGAAATAGAGACAATAAAGTTATGGAATCCATAAAACACATTACACCTGATATAAATAGTTTTAGAGTATTATATCCTGGAGTTGATTATGTTTATCCTCCATCATCTACTAAATTAAATCCTTTTTCTACTACTTATGAAGAATTAAATTCTTTTATAAGCAATAATTCTATTATTTTTGATGCTAATTTTTATTCTAATTGTTTTACAGGAATAAGTAAACTATTATCTAGCGATTTATATTATAACATCATTGAGTATAATAATTCACCTACAAAACACGAAATTTATGAAAAGTTTAAGAAATTTATAGATAATTTGCATGAAAGTTTCTCTTTTTATATATATACAAATAAATCGGGCATTTTTAAAGATTTTTATTGTTTAGAGTTAAATTCTTTAGAAGAAAATTTTTCATTGCTTCCATATAGTGATCCTCACACTTTACTAGATACTTTTTATCAAAAGAAAGATAAACAAGATAGACTCCAAAATAAATCTACAGATTTACAAAAACTCATTCATACAAATATTGAAAGATGTAATAAAAAATCAAAAATACTTAATGAAACTCTAAAAGAATGTGCTGAAAAAGATTCGTTAAGAATAAAAGGAGACCTTTTAACTTCTTATATTTACACACTAAAGAAGGGCGATAGCGAATGTACTTTATTAAATTTTTATAGTGAAAATGAAGAACAATATATTAAAATTGCTTTAGATAAAACAAAAACTCCTTCTGAAAATGTTCAGCGTTATTATAAAAAATACAATAAACTCAAAACCTCAGAAGAATATGCTAAAGTTCAGCTTGAAAAAAATATTGAAGAAACAGAATATTTAAATTCTGTTCTCACTAACATAATAAATGCTGAAAGCTATGACGAAATTGATGAAATAAAAAATGAATTAATTGAAACTAAATATATAAGATTTAGAAAAAATAGTAAAACTTCTAATAAATCAAAAACTTCTAAGCCTCATCATTTTGTTTCTAGTGATGGGATTGATATCTATGTAGGAAAAAACAACTTGCAAAATGATTATTTAAGTTTAAAATTTGCAAACAAAAATCACCTTTGGTTACATGCAAAAGATATTCCAGGTTCACATGTTATTGTTTGTTCTTTTGAAGTTCCAAATAAAACCCTTGAAGAAGCTGCAATAATTGCTGGATTTTATAGCAAGGGAAAAAATTCTTCGAAATTACCTATAGATTATACAAAAGTAAAAGAATTAAAAAAACCAAATGGATCAAAGCCTGGTATGGTTATTTATCATACTAACAAGTCTTTAATAATAAATCCAAGCGATTTTAATAATCTATTTAAAGATTAATTAAACTTATAGGTGCTACAAAAGATTCTATAAATGTAGAGCCTCTACTTATTTCTTTAAAATTGAAATATAATTTTAAAACAAAAAAGGTGCTAACAACTTTAACAGTTATTTAGCACCTTTTCTACCAATATTCACTTACTATATTTCAACATGTAAATAAAACTTTGTAAATATGTTTTCAAATCCTTATTTATATATTTAAAGTAAATACATTATGATTTAATCTAATAATTCATTTATTAATGTGTCTCCAAAATTCTTAATTTTATCATTATGAAAATATTGATAATAATGACACATAATTTTACCATTATATAATTTTCTATTTTTAGTTGATTTTACTCCAAATACCTTTTCAAAATTCTCAAGTGATGTTAATATGTTGAAATCCCAACTTTCTAACTTATTCTTCACCTTCCCCATATGTCTATAAAGAATATCTAATATTTCTTCTTCACCAAGTCTTTCTCCATATGGAGGATTAGAAATTATAAATCCATGTTTTCTAGAAGTTGAAAAATCAAAAAAGTCTCTTTTTTGAAATTCTATATATTTATCAACGCCAGCCCTCTTAGAATTCTCCATTGCAAATTTAATAACATTATAATCTATGTCATATCCTATCATTTTTAGATCTTTATCTTTTTGAGACTTCTTAGCCCCTTCTCTTACAGAATTAAAATCATCTTCACTAATAGATGGCCATGTTTCAC
The DNA window shown above is from Clostridium beijerinckii and carries:
- a CDS encoding prepilin-type cleavage/methylation domain-containing protein; translation: MKKYGFTLIETVVSIFILTFLFSIGVSISKLGSDLSHDMEDTAYVYEIQNLLSYGKAVCKDKNKYGKITVKSSENEISFIEGWDNIERIIKLPKEIKIINNDISVLITSSGKISQGNTIKLIDKYGQRQDITIGVGVDLIVIKESEFV
- a CDS encoding type II secretion system F family protein, producing MNNSNIRNKINEKSNSNLRYIKAFESLKFYDIRLRLLFKPKVNEEQLSLIASNLAQIYKDGIPITTALELVADILPNKTYKNSILKILMFIKQGKSLSEGFAQFEDLYPEFFIGIITIGENTGKLYEVLKGLNIYYDKSLFIKKEIKDASMYPSFIFVSMIILIIFLINKVIPEFCEIYKSMDIELPANCKFLYDIYSTFENNPALTIITMSSWTLIAIILSKCLFNKINCEKLIKIKIVKSFFEYIMVLLFSIITSTGINILQALQYCENSMSFAYLRKKIKEINISILNGRTLTEALGKSEIFSKYTLAIIKIREESGTIEEGFKELSNNLEYKLFEQIKKYLKLINPIFMVIMATFITIFLLGFVLPLFDNLKSGMR
- a CDS encoding pilus assembly protein TapB, with translation MYNKNIVFKQIEEKNYEDLKNIIFGVEDRTLEEVLIFNAIEDKASDIHLEPRKNCVYVRYRINGTLVLVHKIDSSEYKTLASKIKLKANMDITERRRPQDGKIIVNYNEAKYDLRISSIPLVYGEKLVIRILYGDNFEYNLEDLGFSEEQIKLIRKIISSNNGLILVNGPTGSGKSTTLYTMLKEIDSKSLNVTTLEDPVEIVMENINQMSLNKKLDITFSNGLRSILRQDPDVIMIGEIRDEETANMAVRASITGHKVYSTIHCRSAREVYIRLENMGIKPYLLNDALVGIISQRLIKTLCDKCKKKDYENSVNERIIYKKCGCKACNFSGYGGRQIISAVYFLQDENKKSVEELYEDRNYLSNKNMKYDLENLLLQGKISNNDYFEFIEGERLNE
- a CDS encoding diaminopimelate epimerase → MNFYKMQGAGNDFVFIEDFNYEIKDECELAKKLCDRHFGIGADGLVIVRKSEIANAKMVIINADGSRANMCGNAIRCFGKYVYEHKIASGNKFSVETGDGIKEIEIILERDKVKYVRVYMGNPSYDGRDIPLNNIESLIEHEIIVDNKTYNITTVLMGVPHTIIFEEDREYDIVEEGSKIEKLDLFKEGSNVNFVKIIDETHIRVNTWERGAGATLACGTGCSAAVVVAKKLGLVDKTKEIFVKAPGGELIIEVFAEDVYMKGPAEVSFEGKTFL
- a CDS encoding fibronectin/fibrinogen-binding protein gives rise to the protein MALDGIYLYSLVNDLKKSILNCRIDKINQPEKDEIILTMRKDRSNIKLLISASPRFSRIHITNSVKPNPIKAPMYLMVLRKYILGGRITNITQKDSDRILIIEIENRDELGFDSVYSLIIEIMGRHSNITLVRNRDNKVMESIKHITPDINSFRVLYPGVDYVYPPSSTKLNPFSTTYEELNSFISNNSIIFDANFYSNCFTGISKLLSSDLYYNIIEYNNSPTKHEIYEKFKKFIDNLHESFSFYIYTNKSGIFKDFYCLELNSLEENFSLLPYSDPHTLLDTFYQKKDKQDRLQNKSTDLQKLIHTNIERCNKKSKILNETLKECAEKDSLRIKGDLLTSYIYTLKKGDSECTLLNFYSENEEQYIKIALDKTKTPSENVQRYYKKYNKLKTSEEYAKVQLEKNIEETEYLNSVLTNIINAESYDEIDEIKNELIETKYIRFRKNSKTSNKSKTSKPHHFVSSDGIDIYVGKNNLQNDYLSLKFANKNHLWLHAKDIPGSHVIVCSFEVPNKTLEEAAIIAGFYSKGKNSSKLPIDYTKVKELKKPNGSKPGMVIYHTNKSLIINPSDFNNLFKD